In Deltaproteobacteria bacterium, the genomic stretch CGCCCACCGCGCGGTGGAGTCGCTCACGCTGGATCGCGAGACGATGCGCCTGCGCGACGACCTCGTTCCTCGTTACGCGGCGCTCGTGTACAACGGGTTTTGGTACGCGCCCGAGCGCGAGGCGATTCAACAAGTCGTCGACGCGATCCAGACGCGCGTCGACGGAACCGCACGGCTGAAGCTATACAAGGGGGCGGCGCAAGTCGTCGGGCGCAAGTCGCCCCGATCGCTGTACCGCGCCGATGTCGCCACCTTTGAAGCCGACACCGTGTACGATCAGCGGGACGCGGAGGGGTTCATTCGCCTCAACGCGCTGCGCCTGCGCATTCTGGCCGAGGCCGACCGCGGATAGCGGCGCGACCGGGCCGCGCACCGCGTTCGCCGTCAATCGAACGGATCGAACACGTCGTCTTCGAGTTTTGCGCGGCGCGCGTCGTGTACATCGCGCACGTAGCGGACGAGCGCGGCGACGTACGTGTCGAACGGCGGGCAGTCGATCCCCGTGCCCGCGAGCAGCTCGCGCGTATTGCGCGTGTTGTAGAACACGAGGTGGTCGAGGGCGTCGAGGAACGCCAGCGGTCCGCGCGCGATGCGCTCGATGCCGGGCGTGTGCAGCAGCGCGCGCGCCAGGCCGCTCGGAATGAACCCCTGTGCCGGCGTCCGTCGGGTTTGTTCCGCGATCAGCGCGTACACGCGGCGCGCGGACAGCGGATTCGGATCGGTGAGGTGGAACGTCTTTCCGGCCGCGCGCGCATCGAGAGACAGCGCGTACGCGGCGTCGATCACGTAGTCGATCGGCGCAACGTGAAGCGGTGCAGCGCCGCGTCCTGGGAGCGGCAGGCGGACTCCGGGCGGCGTCGTCACGAACAGCACCGCCAGATAGTAGGGCCCGTCGAACTTGTCGATCTCTCCGGTGCGGCTGTCACCGACGATGATGCCGGGGCGGAACACCGTTACCGGAAGATGGCGCTGGGCCGCCCGCGCGAGCTTTTCCGCTTCGAATTTGGTCTCCTCATAGAAGTTGTGAAAGCTTTGGTTTTCGTCGAGTTCGTCCTCCATGACGACGCCGCGCCGCTTGCCGGACACGGTCGCGGTCGACCAGTGGCACAGGCGACGCAGTTGGCGAGCTTCTTTGGCCAGTTCGATCACGCCGCGCGTTCCTTCGACGTTGACGCGGCGCGCGGTGTGCCGATCGACGCCGTGAAAGTAGATCCCGGCCATATGCCAGATCGTCGTCACTTCGGCGGCAATCCGCGCGAACTCTCCTCCGGCGAGCCCGAGGTCCATGTCGCATACGTCGCCGATCAGCGGCTCGATCCGCGCCGCCTGATCGCTGGGCAGTGACGCGATGAAGTCGCGGGCCGCAGCGACGAACTTGTCGCGCACGAGCAAGTCCAGCCGCGCCGTCGCGTCTTCGGCGAGAATCTTGGCGGCCATCCGCCGCGCCGTGAACGCCGGGAACCCCGTGACCAGCACCCGCTCGTCGGGGCACTCGCCGTCTTCGGTAAAGGCCCGCTTCACTTCGATACCTCCTCCCAGATGCGCTCGACTTGCGCGCGTGTGTCGTCGACAGAGCCCGAGTTGTCGACCACGTAGGTAGCGACCGCAACCTTGTCCGCCAACGGAAGTTGGGCAGCGATGCGCGCGTCCGCCTCGGCGGCGGTGATGCCGTCGCGCGCCATGAGGCGCGCGCGCTGGACGTCCGGCGGAACCGCAACGACGATGAGCGCGTCCATCCACTCGTACAGCTTGTTCTCCACGATCAGGGCGGCTTCGTACACGACCGCCGGCGCGCCGCGAGCGGCGAACTCGGCGATGCGCGCGCGACTGCGCTCGGCGATGCGAGGGTGGGTGATCGCCTCGAGCGCCCGGCGCTCGTCGGGGTCGGCGAATACGATCGCGGCGAGGCGTTTTCGGTCGAGCCGACCGTCCGGGCCGAGTACGCCGGGGCCCCAGCGGCCGACGATTTCGGCGAGGGCCGGCTGGCCCGGCTCGACGACCTCGCGGGCGATGGCGTCCGCGTCCACCACCGGAGCGCCGAGAGCGCGCAGCATGGCCGCCACGGTGCTCTTGCCGCTGGCAATGCCGCCTGTGAGTCCGACGATCCGCGACACCGATGCGTCCCCGTGCCGCGGACGGTACCACGTCGCCGGCCCCCGCGACGCGGCAGCGCACGCCGCCGCCGGCGCACCGCGGCCGGTTGCCGCCGCCGCGCGCGCATGGTACGCGCACATGCGTGGTGCGCACTGTCGCCATCGCGGTCGCCGTCGCGGCTGCGTCGTTGCCGGGCCGCCGGGCACCCGCGGACGAGGCCGGTCCGCCGCCGGCGCCGTTCGTCGGCTCCGATGCGTGCGGCGCGTGCCACCCGGACGAATTCGCGCAGTGGCGGGCGACGGCTCATGCGCGCGCCGACCGCAGCCTCGGCGCCCGCGCGGGCGACCGCCGCTGTCAGGGATGCCACACCACCGGCACGGCCCCGGCGGGCCGGCCCGCGTTCGCCGGCGTCGGCTGCGAGGCGTGCCACGGCGCGGGCGGAGGCTACGCCGCGGACGACATCATGCGGGATCGACCGCTGGCCCGCGCGCTCGGCCTGCGCGACCTGTCGACCCCGCAGGCGCGCGCCGCGGTGTGTGCCGCGTGCCACCGCGACGGCCTGCGCATCGCGCGGTTCGATCCGGACGCGGCGTGGCAGCGGATCGCGCACGGCGCGTCTACCGAGGCGAGGAGGTAGATGCGTGCGCGCGCGATCCGCTCGGTTCGTGACCTCGGCCGCCGACCCCGCGGGGTTTCCGCCGCCCGATCTGCCGGAGGTTGCCTTCGCCGGCCGGTCGAATGTCGGCAAGTCGTCGCTCATCAACGCGCTGTGTGGCGCCGCGAACCTCGCGAAGACGTCGCGTACGCCCGGACGCACGCGGCTCCTGAACTGGTTCCGGGTCGCCCCCCCCAAAGGGGAGCCGCTTCATTTCGTCGATCTGCCGGGCTACGGGTACGCCAGGGTGCCCCGGGCCGTGCGGCAGGGGTGGCGTCCGCTCGTCGAGGGCTACTTGCGCGACCGCTCCGCACTGCGCGGCGTCGTCGTGCTGGTCGACGCGCGCCGCGGACCCGAGGAGGACGAGCGGGACCTGCTCGCGTGGCTCGCGGAACTCGGCGTGCCGGCGCGCGCCGTGCTGACGAAAGCTGACAAGCTGGCGAAATCGAAGCGAAAACCCGCCGCGTTGGCCGCCCAGCGCGCGCTCGGGCTGCCGGCCGTTCCGGCCCTGTTTTCGGCGCACACGCGCGACGGCGCGGACGACGTCTGGCGATTGCTGACATCGCTGGTTCGCCAGGGCCCCCGCCAGTAGGATGCGCTCGTGCGCCACCGTCAGGTCGAGATCGGGCCGATGACCGAAGCCGACCTCGATCAGGTCATGGAGATCGAACACGCGTCGTTTCGCGCGCCGTGGTCGCGGCAGGTATTCGCCGAGGAGCTTGGCCGCGAGTGGGCCTACGTCGACGTCGTGCGCCATCGCGAGGCCGGGGGGCGAAGCCGCGTGGTCGCCTTTTGCAACTACTGGCTCGTGCGGGACGAGGTGCACGTTCTCAACGTCGCCACGCACCCGGACCACCGGCGTCGTGGCCACGGCCGCCGGCTGATGCACCACGTCGTGGACTTCGCCCGGCGACATCGTTGTCGTTACATCACGCTGGAAGTGCGGCGCTCCAACGACGGTGCACTCGCGCTGTACCGCGAGTTCGGCTTTCGCTCCGTCGGCGTGCGCCCCAACTACTACGTCGAGGACAGCGAGGACGCCATCGTCATGTTGCTGGAACTCGACGTGCCTGGCGACGAGCCGGCGGGTGGCGGGTAGCGGGACGTCGGCCGCGTCAGAAGCGCAGCTCAAATGCGCGTACGTCGGCGGGCACGGTCGTCGGCTCGTCGCGCGACAGCAGCACGGCCGCGGTGACCGCGCCGGCCGCTACCGTACCCGCGATGGCCGCCACCCACCACTTTTGATACCAGGCCCGCGAGGTCGGCTCGAGCGCGGCGTGCACCTGGACCGCCGCGTCGGGCGGCACCTCGACCGACGCGCGAAACGCGGCGTACCCGGGCATGCGCACCTCGATGTCATAGCGGCCGGGCGCGCGCACCCGGATTGGCGGCACCGGCGTGGTGCCGCGCGGCATGCCGCCGACGAACACGCGCGCGCCAGCAACGTTGGCCGCGATCCGGATCGTGCCGTACCGCAAAAAGTCGGAGCGCGGCATGACGCGCCGTAGGTAGTCGGACACGTCGTCGTCGTCCGGGGATGCATCGCGCGCGAGCGCTTCGGCGACGCGCGCCACCACCGCGCGGCGGCGCACGTCGACCCGTTGTAACGTCAAGATGACGTCGCCAAACTCGCTTACACCGACGAGCAGCACTTCGTCGGCGCCTAATCGGCGCCCGATGGCCGCCACGCAGCGCGGCTCGCCCGCGCACTGGGCCACGTCGGCATCGATGTGTTCGGCGCCGGCGGCGCGCGCATCGTCGGCATCGATGATCCGCAGCGAGGTCAGCTTGCGCAGTAGTGTGGCCGCGCGCCGCGCGATATCGGGTACGGCGGTGGACCCGCCGCGGAATTCGAGCACGGCGACGGCGCGCTTGGGCGACGGCGCCGCCCGCGCAGAAAAGGCCGCGGCGACGGTCACTGCCGCGGCGATGATCGCGATGCGCAGCGTCATCGGAATCCGTTGAGCACCGCGAGCTGCAGCGGCGCGTAGCCCTCGCCGGTGACCACGTTCTGTCCCGGCG encodes the following:
- the rimI gene encoding ribosomal-protein-alanine N-acetyltransferase — encoded protein: MTEADLDQVMEIEHASFRAPWSRQVFAEELGREWAYVDVVRHREAGGRSRVVAFCNYWLVRDEVHVLNVATHPDHRRRGHGRRLMHHVVDFARRHRCRYITLEVRRSNDGALALYREFGFRSVGVRPNYYVEDSEDAIVMLLELDVPGDEPAGGG
- a CDS encoding YihA family ribosome biogenesis GTP-binding protein produces the protein MRARSARFVTSAADPAGFPPPDLPEVAFAGRSNVGKSSLINALCGAANLAKTSRTPGRTRLLNWFRVAPPKGEPLHFVDLPGYGYARVPRAVRQGWRPLVEGYLRDRSALRGVVVLVDARRGPEEDERDLLAWLAELGVPARAVLTKADKLAKSKRKPAALAAQRALGLPAVPALFSAHTRDGADDVWRLLTSLVRQGPRQ
- a CDS encoding PEGA domain-containing protein — protein: MELHAGAGTERGHRRGLRAAAARGAQRIPMTLRIAIIAAAVTVAAAFSARAAPSPKRAVAVLEFRGGSTAVPDIARRAATLLRKLTSLRIIDADDARAAGAEHIDADVAQCAGEPRCVAAIGRRLGADEVLLVGVSEFGDVILTLQRVDVRRRAVVARVAEALARDASPDDDDVSDYLRRVMPRSDFLRYGTIRIAANVAGARVFVGGMPRGTTPVPPIRVRAPGRYDIEVRMPGYAAFRASVEVPPDAAVQVHAALEPTSRAWYQKWWVAAIAGTVAAGAVTAAVLLSRDEPTTVPADVRAFELRF
- a CDS encoding dephospho-CoA kinase, whose amino-acid sequence is MCAYHARAAAATGRGAPAAACAAASRGPATWYRPRHGDASVSRIVGLTGGIASGKSTVAAMLRALGAPVVDADAIAREVVEPGQPALAEIVGRWGPGVLGPDGRLDRKRLAAIVFADPDERRALEAITHPRIAERSRARIAEFAARGAPAVVYEAALIVENKLYEWMDALIVVAVPPDVQRARLMARDGITAAEADARIAAQLPLADKVAVATYVVDNSGSVDDTRAQVERIWEEVSK
- a CDS encoding NAD-dependent epimerase/dehydratase family protein, with translation MKRAFTEDGECPDERVLVTGFPAFTARRMAAKILAEDATARLDLLVRDKFVAAARDFIASLPSDQAARIEPLIGDVCDMDLGLAGGEFARIAAEVTTIWHMAGIYFHGVDRHTARRVNVEGTRGVIELAKEARQLRRLCHWSTATVSGKRRGVVMEDELDENQSFHNFYEETKFEAEKLARAAQRHLPVTVFRPGIIVGDSRTGEIDKFDGPYYLAVLFVTTPPGVRLPLPGRGAAPLHVAPIDYVIDAAYALSLDARAAGKTFHLTDPNPLSARRVYALIAEQTRRTPAQGFIPSGLARALLHTPGIERIARGPLAFLDALDHLVFYNTRNTRELLAGTGIDCPPFDTYVAALVRYVRDVHDARRAKLEDDVFDPFD